The following proteins are co-located in the Xyrauchen texanus isolate HMW12.3.18 chromosome 43, RBS_HiC_50CHRs, whole genome shotgun sequence genome:
- the zgc:113274 gene encoding uncharacterized protein zgc:113274: MPRNYIRKTDWGSATYEELEKAFVEVKRGKSIRTVAKERNIGRSTLQRYMKKAKEKREKTVGYRGTAEAKRILSEELEEELAENIRMLAERCSGITPKKCREMAFELTQRKNLPVPNNWGEQRLAGRDWFSSFAARHNLHCYIPEATSLGSHGQVISFSLVNQNEVKKQIKEENNVPILIHDTLEDENTEICDSNQDLLDTDLFLT, translated from the exons ATGCCACGAAACTATATTCGAAAAACTGACTGGGGCTCAGCAACTTATGAGGAGCTGGAAAAAGCATTTGTTGAAGTCAAGCGTGGCAAATCCATCAGAACAGTGGCAAAAGAGAGAAACATTGGTAGGTCCACCCTGCAGAGGTACAtgaaaaaagcaaaagaaaagagagaaaagactGTCGGGTACAGAGGAACGGCAGAAGCCAAAAGGATCTTGTCTGAGGAGTTAGAGGAGGAGCTGGCAGAAAACATCAGGATGCTGGCAGAACGCTGCAGCGGCATTACTCCAAAGAAATGCAGAGAAATGGCATTTGAATTGACACAAAGAAAAAACCTTCCTGTTCCCAACAACTGGGGAGAGCAAAGGTTAGCAG GTCGAGACTGGTTCAGTAGTTTCGCAGCCCGCCACAATCTCCACTGCTATATACCTGAAGCGACATCTTTGGGAAGTCATGGACAG GTCATCAGTTTCAGTCTTGTCAACCAGAATGAAGTCAAGAAACAAATCAAAGAGGAGAATAATGTACCCATCTTGATCCATGACACTTTAGAGGATGAGAATACTGAGATTTGTGATTCAAACCAAGACCTGTTAGATACTGACTTGTTTCTTACTTGA